In Kwoniella dendrophila CBS 6074 chromosome 7, complete sequence, the following proteins share a genomic window:
- a CDS encoding thiamine thiazole synthase, whose protein sequence is MAESFKSSIAFLRTANSTATPYSGKVDTSNDKLGLSIPPLSPPRSVTDSDKQSDKDFPIHLQKSADNVIPVNKEPTVDWEGGYTFAPIKEWQVSRAMTKRYGDDLYRTAISDVVIIGAGSAGLTCAYALAKERPGLKITICEAGVAPGGGAWLGGQLMSAMVVRKPAHEILEEVGVPFEDEGDYVVVKHAALFTSTILSKVLQFPNVKLYNATAVEDLITRADPTSPTGVRVAGVVSNWTLVTLAHGLQSCMDPQTITAPLVCSFAGHDGPFGAFSVKRLVATGMVEKLGNMRALNMNSAEDYIVNNTREVVPGLITGGMELSELDGANRMGATFGGMLGSGYKAAKEAIKVLDSLKIVDGEVVGRKEAV, encoded by the exons ATGGCcgaatcattcaaatcatcaatcgcATTCCTTAGAACTGCTAATAGTACTGCAACTCCTTATTCAGGTAAAGTCGATACttctaatgataaattagggTTAtctataccacctttatctcCACCAAGATCAGTTACAGATTCAGATAAACAATCTGATAAAGATTTCCCTATTCATCTACAAAAATCTGCTGACAATGTTATCCCGGTCAACAAGGAGCCTACCGTAGATTGGGAAGGAGGATATACATTCGCACCAATAAAAGAATGGCAAGTTAGTAGAGCAATGACAAAAAGATATGGTGATGATTTATATCGAACAGCCATTTCAGATGTAGTTATCATTGGTGCTGGTTCAGCCGGATTGACATGTGCTTACGCATTAGCAAAAGAGAGACCAGGTTTGAAAATCACAATTTGTGAAGCTGGCGTTGCACCTGGAGGTGGCGCTTGGCTGGGTGGTCAATTGATGTCTGCTATGGTGGTTAGAAAACCTGCTCATGAAATTTTAGAGGAAGTTGGAGTTCCTTTTGAAGATGAGGGTGATTAT GTGGTCGTAAAACACGCTGCGTTATTCACTTCAACAATCTTATCAAAAGTACTCCAATTCCCAAATGTCAAAT TGTATAATGCTACAGCAGTAGAAGATCTTATCACCAGAGCGGATCCAACCAGTCCAACTGGTGTCCGAGTAGCCGGTGTTGTATCTAATTG GACCTTGGTCACCCTTGCTCATGGGCTGCAAAGTT GCATGGACCCACAAACCATCACTGCTCCTTTGGTCTGTTCCTTCGCTGGACACGA TGGACCTTTCGGAGCATTCTCCGTCAAGAGGTTAGTAGCCACTGGCATGGTTGAGAAGTTGGGTAACATGCGAGCA CTTAACATgaattcagctgaagattACATCGTCAATAACACCAGAGAAGTTGTCCCTGGCTTGATTACTGGTGGTATGGAACTTTCAG AACTTGATGGAGCTAATCGGATGGGTGCAACCTTCGGTGGAATGCTTGGTTCAGGATACAAG GCTGCTAAGGAAGCTATTAAAGTACTTGATTCACTAAaaattgttgatggtgaagttgtAGGTAGAAAAGAAGCCGTTTAG